The following coding sequences are from one Buchnera aphidicola (Periphyllus testudinaceus) window:
- the rnhA gene encoding ribonuclease HI, whose translation MKKKVLIFTDGSCLGNPGPGGFCTIIKYKNHKKILSSGFFLTTNNRMELMSVIIGIEKIKIPSKILICTDSKYVKYGFTKWMNSWKKNGWIKKNKKKVKNIDLWIRLKNSIKKQKTINWVWIKSHSGQLENELCDITAKKSAKNPTKNDIGYIK comes from the coding sequence ATAAAAAAAAAAGTTTTAATTTTTACTGACGGATCTTGCTTAGGAAATCCAGGTCCAGGAGGATTTTGTACAATAATAAAATATAAAAACCATAAAAAAATACTTAGTTCTGGTTTTTTTTTAACAACAAATAATAGAATGGAACTTATGAGTGTTATAATTGGTATAGAAAAAATTAAAATTCCTTCTAAAATTTTAATATGTACTGATAGTAAATATGTAAAATATGGTTTTACAAAATGGATGAATTCATGGAAAAAAAATGGATGGATAAAAAAAAATAAAAAAAAAGTAAAGAATATAGATCTTTGGATTAGACTAAAAAATTCTATTAAAAAACAAAAAACTATAAATTGGGTTTGGATTAAAAGTCATTCAGGACAATTAGAAAATGAGTTATGTGATATTACAGCAAAAAAATCAGCTAAAAATCCCACTAAAAATGATATAGGATATATAAAATAA
- the grpE gene encoding nucleotide exchange factor GrpE: protein MIIKDKENFSEKFLEKNKKKIISLKKKNDELKKKIISLKLKNKKNIKKIQNRCSKKIELCYKFCLEKNIFSVLPILDSLEMAISSINNKKKKYEKICKKLNFLKNYFIKVLLTYNVKIINKINVLFNPLIHQAIFLKNSKTIKKNHVVEIIQKGYLLNDRVLRAAMVSVSKI from the coding sequence ATGATTATAAAAGATAAAGAAAATTTTAGTGAAAAATTTTTAGAAAAAAATAAAAAAAAAATAATTTCTTTAAAAAAAAAAAATGATGAATTAAAAAAAAAAATAATTTCTTTAAAATTAAAAAACAAAAAAAATATTAAAAAAATACAAAATCGATGTAGTAAAAAAATAGAATTATGTTATAAATTTTGTTTAGAAAAAAACATTTTTTCTGTTTTACCAATACTTGATAGTTTAGAAATGGCTATTTCTTCAATTAATAATAAGAAAAAAAAATATGAAAAAATTTGTAAAAAATTAAATTTTTTAAAAAATTATTTTATTAAAGTGTTATTAACTTATAATGTAAAAATAATTAATAAAATTAATGTTTTATTTAATCCATTAATACATCAGGCTATTTTTTTAAAAAATTCAAAAACTATAAAAAAAAATCATGTTGTAGAAATTATTCAAAAAGGATATTTATTAAATGATCGTGTATTAAGAGCAGCTATGGTATCTGTTTCTAAAATTTAA
- the gpt gene encoding xanthine phosphoribosyltransferase → MKKKYIVTWDMLQIHSKNLALKVNFKKKWKGIFAISRGGLVPCAILSRELGIRYVDTICISSYDNMFLRKLKIIKKVNNTGKNILIVDDLVDTGRTIKIVRKMYPKAYFVTIFAKPLGCNLVDDYMVNIPQDTWIEQPWDMFFSYNPPIVSDF, encoded by the coding sequence ATGAAAAAAAAATACATTGTTACTTGGGATATGTTACAAATTCATTCTAAAAATTTAGCTTTGAAAGTAAATTTCAAAAAAAAATGGAAAGGTATATTTGCAATTAGTCGTGGAGGTTTAGTTCCTTGTGCTATTTTATCTCGTGAATTAGGAATTCGTTATGTTGATACTATTTGTATCTCTAGTTATGACAATATGTTTTTAAGAAAATTAAAAATTATAAAAAAAGTTAATAATACAGGAAAAAACATTTTAATAGTAGATGATTTAGTTGATACAGGTAGAACAATAAAAATAGTTAGAAAAATGTATCCTAAAGCATATTTTGTTACTATTTTTGCTAAACCTTTAGGTTGTAATTTAGTAGATGACTATATGGTAAACATTCCTCAAGATACTTGGATTGAACAACCTTGGGATATGTTTTTTTCATATAATCCTCCTATTGTTTCAGATTTTTAA
- the dnaQ gene encoding DNA polymerase III subunit epsilon yields the protein MNKKFLRKIVLDTETTGINKEGVVYLNHRIIEIGAVEIINRKITKNYFHIYLNPNRLIDKEAYKIHGISNNFLLNKPNFSEIYKNFLNYIKNSELIIHNAKFDLGFINYEFQMLNKNVKNILNYCTVLDTLKLSRKIFPGRKNNLEALCKRYKLNYQRKLHSAILDAKLLAKVYLLMTSKQQSFFFMNKENNKIFKKNKKYTNKKKICIKKATVKENLIHKKYLNFMIKNNQCLWKNIKN from the coding sequence ATGAATAAAAAATTTTTACGAAAAATTGTTCTTGATACAGAGACAACTGGAATTAATAAAGAAGGTGTTGTATATTTAAATCATCGTATTATAGAAATTGGAGCAGTTGAAATTATTAATCGTAAAATAACAAAAAATTATTTTCACATATATCTTAATCCAAATCGATTAATAGATAAAGAAGCATATAAAATTCATGGAATTTCTAATAATTTTTTATTAAATAAACCAAATTTTTCTGAAATTTATAAAAATTTTTTAAATTATATAAAAAATTCAGAATTAATTATTCATAATGCTAAATTTGATTTAGGATTTATAAATTATGAATTTCAAATGTTAAATAAAAATGTTAAAAATATATTAAATTATTGTACAGTATTAGATACTTTAAAATTATCTAGAAAAATTTTTCCTGGAAGAAAAAATAATTTAGAAGCTTTATGTAAGCGTTATAAATTAAATTATCAAAGAAAACTTCATAGTGCGATATTAGATGCAAAATTATTAGCAAAAGTATATTTATTAATGACTTCTAAGCAACAATCTTTTTTTTTTATGAATAAAGAAAATAATAAAATTTTTAAAAAAAATAAAAAATATACAAATAAAAAAAAAATATGTATAAAAAAAGCTACAGTTAAAGAAAATTTAATTCATAAAAAATATTTAAATTTTATGATAAAAAATAATCAATGTTTATGGAAAAATATAAAAAATTAA
- the smpB gene encoding SsrA-binding protein SmpB, with protein MLKKIKKKKIVTVNKKSKFNFFIKKYFTAGIVLHGWEVKSIRQGKINISHSHIISRSCELYLFNCNIQPLKTTSLINFSNESNRNRKLLLLRKEIDFISQEIKKYKYTVIPISVFWKRSLCKINIGLAIGKNLYDKRQDKKNKILKRELSRVSKRFKI; from the coding sequence ATGTTAAAAAAAATTAAAAAAAAAAAAATTGTAACTGTAAATAAAAAATCAAAATTTAATTTTTTTATTAAGAAATATTTTACAGCAGGAATAGTTTTACATGGATGGGAAGTAAAATCTATACGTCAAGGAAAAATAAATATTAGTCATAGTCATATTATTTCTCGTTCATGTGAGTTATATTTATTTAATTGCAATATACAACCTTTAAAAACTACAAGTTTAATTAATTTTTCTAATGAATCTAATAGAAATAGAAAACTTCTTCTTTTAAGAAAAGAAATTGATTTTATTTCACAGGAAATAAAAAAATATAAATATACTGTTATTCCTATTTCGGTATTTTGGAAACGTTCTTTATGTAAGATTAATATTGGACTAGCTATAGGAAAAAATTTATATGATAAAAGGCAAGATAAAAAAAATAAAATTTTAAAAAGAGAACTTTCTAGAGTTTCTAAAAGATTTAAAATTTAA
- the gloB gene encoding hydroxyacylglutathione hydrolase — MININGIKILNDNIVWIISKKKKCIIIDPGLADPIIKKLEKYRLKPIIIFITHLHYDHVNGILKLLQYYPKIKIFTPKKIKLIKKKQYVIKKKQKLIIFNKIFKIFLTPGHTKLDISYYFYPYLFCGDIMFSGGCGKTIDGCSKNLYYSFKKIMKLPQETILFNSHEYTFFNLRFSYLFFKQDWKINEYFEFIKNNPKQLKNFSNLKFEKRINVFLKIKKNNIKNIINYWYNSKNEIDYFCNLRKIKDQF, encoded by the coding sequence ATGATTAATATTAATGGAATAAAAATATTAAACGATAATATTGTATGGATTATTTCAAAAAAAAAAAAATGTATTATAATTGATCCAGGATTGGCTGATCCAATTATAAAAAAGTTAGAAAAGTATCGTTTAAAACCAATTATTATTTTTATAACACATTTACATTATGATCATGTTAATGGAATACTTAAATTATTACAATATTATCCAAAAATTAAAATTTTTACTCCAAAAAAAATAAAATTAATAAAAAAAAAACAATATGTAATTAAAAAAAAACAAAAATTAATTATTTTTAATAAAATTTTTAAAATATTTTTAACTCCCGGACATACAAAATTAGATATATCATATTATTTTTATCCATATCTTTTTTGCGGAGATATTATGTTTTCTGGAGGATGTGGAAAAACTATTGATGGATGTTCAAAAAATCTTTATTATTCTTTTAAAAAAATTATGAAATTACCTCAAGAAACTATTTTATTTAATTCACATGAGTATACATTTTTTAATTTAAGATTTTCTTATTTATTTTTTAAACAAGATTGGAAAATAAATGAATATTTTGAATTTATTAAAAATAACCCAAAACAATTAAAAAATTTTAGTAATCTAAAATTTGAAAAAAGAATTAATGTTTTTTTAAAAATAAAAAAAAATAATATTAAAAATATTATTAATTATTGGTATAATTCAAAAAATGAAATTGATTATTTTTGTAATTTAAGAAAAATTAAAGATCAATTTTAA
- the tadA gene encoding tRNA adenosine(34) deaminase TadA: protein MIKHKKNNKYWMKFALLFAKVAFLKGEVPVGSLLVKSNKIIGFGWNNSISNNDPTGHSEIITLRKSGKFIRNYRLLDASLYVTLEPCIMCLGAILNSRIKNLIIGTKKKNVTNILYKNKYILNSKKFKIKVVNNVLKKECSNLLNKFFFNKRK, encoded by the coding sequence ATGATTAAACATAAAAAAAATAATAAATATTGGATGAAATTTGCTTTACTTTTTGCAAAAGTAGCTTTTTTAAAAGGAGAAGTTCCTGTAGGTTCATTATTAGTTAAATCAAATAAAATTATTGGTTTTGGATGGAATAATTCTATTTCAAATAATGATCCAACAGGTCATTCAGAAATAATTACGCTTAGGAAATCAGGTAAATTTATAAGAAATTATAGATTATTAGATGCATCTCTTTATGTTACTTTAGAACCTTGTATAATGTGTTTAGGAGCTATTTTAAATAGTAGAATTAAAAATTTAATTATTGGAACTAAAAAAAAAAATGTAACAAATATTCTTTATAAAAATAAATATATTTTAAATTCAAAAAAATTTAAAATAAAAGTAGTAAATAATGTTTTAAAAAAAGAATGTTCTAATTTATTAAATAAATTTTTTTTTAACAAAAGAAAATAA